Within the Clostridium scatologenes genome, the region AACCTTTAAATATATGATCAAAATACATATTATCTTTCACATAAAATCGCACTTCTGCTTTAGCTCTAAAAACCGTACCTATTTCTTTTGGATTTTTTAAAATCTTGGAATTCATATCAGCACTTTTTAAAAACTTAAAAGATTCTTCAAAATTCCCATCTTTCATTAAAATTATTGACATAAAGGCCTCAGCTATGGATTTCCCCCATATGAGATCAAACTTTTTATAAATATTTAAGGCCTTTTTAAAATACTTCGTTGATAGATTATAATCATTTGTATAAAAAGCTGTTTCTCCTGCATTAGTATAGAACAAAGCAAGACTAGTCAGTACATTTTTTTGTTCACATATTTCAATAGCTTTATTATAGTAATCTAATGCTTCTAAAAAGTTTTCTTTTCTCTTTCTTATGTCTCCCATATAATTATAGCAAGCAGCTATATTTAAAGCATATTTATCAAAAGCATGCTTAGTTTCGCTTAAAGTATTTATAGATTCCTGCATTAACATTTGAGCCTCTTCATATTCTCCCACCATCTTTTTATATAAAGCCTTGAGTCTTAATATTATTCCAACCTCTTCATAATAATTACACTTCACAGCTAGTTCAAGTCCAAAATTTATATATTTTATCATTTCATCGCTTTTATTTGTTTGAATACAATAGTAAATCATTTGCTTATATCCTTCTATAGCATAATCATTACACTCAATTTCATTAGCCTTATCTATCATATCTTGGATATTCTTTATTCCCTCTTCATACTCGCCTTTCCGTATCAAATATCTTCCTTTTATATGAAGCACACTTACTTCCAATTTTAGTACTTCAATAGAATTTTCTTCTCTAATTTTTAAATTATCCAAAGATTTTTCAATTTCCTTAAGACTTTTAATTGTTTCTTTGTCATTAAAATATAATTCATTATAAGATTCATTACTATAATAGATTATAGGAAAAAGCTCATGACTAAAATTAAGATAAACATTTAAATTTTTAATTCTATATTTAAGAGCATCTATATAGTTATATGCATTTTCAAAATGATATATCAATTTATAATAGATATTGATATCTCCTATGTTATTTTTCAAGGTTTTTTCTATTATTTTGCCTATTTTATTATGAAGTATTTTCTTTTTTGCTTCAGATAAATTCATATATTGAAATTCTCTTAACTTTTGGTGGGTAAATTTAAAACATATATTTTTTTCATTTATTGACTCTTTTAAAATAAATCTTCCTTCAAGCTTTTCTATTATATCCATAATTTCCAGTTCATCTTTTTGTGTTAGTTCTTTTAATATAAACATAGGTACTTCATCATGAAATAAAGATGCTATTTCAACTATTTTTTTTTCATCATAAGATATGTCTATAAATCTAGTTTTTAAAACATCCTGTACCTTAGATGTCATTATATTTATGCTATTTTCTGACTTTATTATATTAAGATATTCTTTAAGAAAAAATGCATTTCCTTCAGTTTCTACATATATTTTATTTATAATTTCCTTTGACAAACTATATTTAGGTAAAGCTTTTCTTATGAAATTTTCTACTTCAGAAGTAGTAAATCTGTTAAGCTCTATAATTTCAATTCTGTCATATTTTTTTGCAGAAACTAAAAATCTATCTACATTATGATTAAATTCATTTCTAAACGTAAGCAAAAACATTATATTATTTTCTTCACATTTAGATATCATACTTGTAAGTAAAGAAATACTAACTGAATCCATCCATTGTATGTCTTCAAATACTAATAAAATTTTTTTATCAACAGATATTTTTTTTAATATGTATGTTAATATATTTCCAACCACATCATGCTTTAATAGCTCTATAGTATCCTCTAATTTAACATTTTTTGAATATGTAGAACCATTATTTACTTCTGGAACAAGTTCCCTTATTATATTTTCCAAAATACCAGAAGTTTTATTTTTACTATCAGCTATAACATAAGCCAAGCTTGAAATTATATTTCTCCAAGGCTTTAATGCATATTCATTTTCAAACTGATAGCAATTTGTTTCAAAAATATAGACTTCTTTATCTTTTTCAACAGTCTGAAGAAATCTCTCTTTAAGACTTGTTTTACCTATACCCATTTCACCTTTTATCAATATTGACTTTGAGTTTTTACCATTAATAAAATTTTTATAATTATTCTCCATAAGTCTTAATTCATTAATTCTTCCATAAAAATAATTTCCATTATTTTCTTCTTTATGTCTTACATCCATTAAATTTAATACTTCTCTAAAAGCCTCAGTTGTTTTAGCATCAGGAACTATAGCTAATTCTTTATTTAGCGTATCTGAAAGTTTATTGTATAATTCAATAGCACTATTAAATTTTCTTTGATTTTTATAGCAACAAATTAACTTTCTATAAGCTTCCTCATCAAATTCATCAACTTTTATAACTGACTTGCAATATTTCTCAATTTCATTATAGTTTTCAGTGATTTCTTCTGATTGTAATTTATCTTTAAGTCTTTTTATATATATTCCTTGAAGATACTCTCGTATTTCAAATACCCATCTTTGAAAGTTTTCAGCATCTTTAGGCACAAATCCTTTTAAAAATTCACCTTTATATATATCTACTTCATCTTTGTTATTAATAAATTCATCTACATCTGTATCTATTTTTATATTTTCACTAAATAGAATTGTAGACTTATTTAAAAAATCTATTACTTCTTCTTTACCAAAAACTTTTTTTAATTTATATATTGCATTTCTTAAATTTTTTCTTGAAATACTCTCTTCCATATCCGGCCATAAAAGTGTTGACAATTCATCTCGTGTAGCTTGCTTTTTTATTACCAAATAGCAAAATAGAGCTTGGACTTTACTATATGGAAATAATATATTTTTTTCATTAAAAGTTGCAATAAAGTTCCCAAGTAGTTTTACATGGATATAATCCATACTATCACCTCTTAAATTGAACTTTGTATACTCATAATTAATTATAAATATCACAAATTTTTTTGTCAATTTTTAAAAAATCTTTAAAATAATACTTTTTCATATTTATATATAACTAAAGGGTAGAAGTCTTATTTTATAACACTTCTACCCTTTTTCATGACTAACATGTTTAAAAATATCACTTTCTCCTAAAGTATTAGTTCCAGATATTTTAAAATAATTTAACAATATAATTAATCCTATTATTATAAGATATTTAATAGAAATATTTTTAAAATCATACTTATTTCAAATGCTCTCGAATACCATTTTACCTATATAATGCACCAATATCAATTGTATGTCAATTACATTTTTTACAGTTTA harbors:
- a CDS encoding AAA family ATPase; its protein translation is MDYIHVKLLGNFIATFNEKNILFPYSKVQALFCYLVIKKQATRDELSTLLWPDMEESISRKNLRNAIYKLKKVFGKEEVIDFLNKSTILFSENIKIDTDVDEFINNKDEVDIYKGEFLKGFVPKDAENFQRWVFEIREYLQGIYIKRLKDKLQSEEITENYNEIEKYCKSVIKVDEFDEEAYRKLICCYKNQRKFNSAIELYNKLSDTLNKELAIVPDAKTTEAFREVLNLMDVRHKEENNGNYFYGRINELRLMENNYKNFINGKNSKSILIKGEMGIGKTSLKERFLQTVEKDKEVYIFETNCYQFENEYALKPWRNIISSLAYVIADSKNKTSGILENIIRELVPEVNNGSTYSKNVKLEDTIELLKHDVVGNILTYILKKISVDKKILLVFEDIQWMDSVSISLLTSMISKCEENNIMFLLTFRNEFNHNVDRFLVSAKKYDRIEIIELNRFTTSEVENFIRKALPKYSLSKEIINKIYVETEGNAFFLKEYLNIIKSENSINIMTSKVQDVLKTRFIDISYDEKKIVEIASLFHDEVPMFILKELTQKDELEIMDIIEKLEGRFILKESINEKNICFKFTHQKLREFQYMNLSEAKKKILHNKIGKIIEKTLKNNIGDINIYYKLIYHFENAYNYIDALKYRIKNLNVYLNFSHELFPIIYYSNESYNELYFNDKETIKSLKEIEKSLDNLKIREENSIEVLKLEVSVLHIKGRYLIRKGEYEEGIKNIQDMIDKANEIECNDYAIEGYKQMIYYCIQTNKSDEMIKYINFGLELAVKCNYYEEVGIILRLKALYKKMVGEYEEAQMLMQESINTLSETKHAFDKYALNIAACYNYMGDIRKRKENFLEALDYYNKAIEICEQKNVLTSLALFYTNAGETAFYTNDYNLSTKYFKKALNIYKKFDLIWGKSIAEAFMSIILMKDGNFEESFKFLKSADMNSKILKNPKEIGTVFRAKAEVRFYVKDNMYFDHIFKGYLDDDFQEYAKQGIMYLNEAMDQHQVDDLNRLIT